The Desulfuromonas sp. genome segment GGTAGATGGGAATATCCTCGACGACCTCATACTTCTTCTCGTATCCCTTGCCGGTGGGACAGGCGATGCTGACTGAATAACCGGCATCCCTGAGGGTGGTCGCCTCCTGCCAGACCCTGCGGTCGAAGGGGGCGGGCAGATTTTCGATGATGATCAGGACCCGGCGGCCCTTACCAGCAGATGCCATCGTACTTGCCTTCCTCGCTGCGCCGGTCGCAGATGCGCACCAGGTCGACCACGACCTGCCCCTCCTCCGTCCGGTCGAGAACGTCCGCGAACTCGGCGGCGCCGTTGCCGACGACGATGGTTTCGGCATGAGCGAGCACCTCGTCCGCACTCTCGACCATCATCCCGGAGATGTGGGGGATATGGTTGAGAATATAGTCGCGGTTGGCCCCGACCAGCTTGGCCAGATTCACGTTGCGGTCATAGATCCGGATGTCGTACCCCTTTCCGAGCAACCGCTCGATCACCTCGACTATCGGGCTCTCCCGCAGGTCGTCGGTGCCGGCCTTGAAGCTGAATCCCAAGATCCCGACCTTCTTGCGGCCCTTCTCCATAACCATCTGCACGCCCCGCTCGACCTGAAGAACGTTGCTCGGCAGGATGGCACTGAGGATCGGCACCTGAAGGTCGAGGTCACTCGCCTTGTAGGTCAGGGCCCGCAGGTCCTTGGGCAGGCAGGAGCCGCCGAAGGCGAAGCCGGGCTTCAGGTAGTAAGGAGAGATGTTCAACTTGGTGTCCTGGCAGAAGATGTCCATCACCTTGTGGCTGTCGGTTCCGACCCGTTTGCAGATGTTGCCGATCTCGTTGGCAAAGCCGACCTTGAGAGCGTGCCAGACGTTGTCGACGTACTTGACCATCTCGGCCGTTTCGACCTCGGTGCGGATCATGGGGGCGTCCATCTTGGCGTAGATGGAGGCGACGAGTTCTCCGCTGAAACTGTCAGTCTCTCCGATGACCGTATTG includes the following:
- a CDS encoding UDP-glucose/GDP-mannose dehydrogenase family protein, whose amino-acid sequence is MKISILGMGYVGAVSAGCLANEGHQVVGVDPVEAKVALINEGKTPIIEQDIGDFIARAVAAGRLKAVTNAFDAVMETDISFVCVGTPSQLNGNLDLKYIRRVCEKIGEAIKEKDGRHVVVIRSTILPGTMRGVIIPTLEESSGKKAGVDFGVCNNPEFLREGTAVYDFYHPPNTVIGETDSFSGELVASIYAKMDAPMIRTEVETAEMVKYVDNVWHALKVGFANEIGNICKRVGTDSHKVMDIFCQDTKLNISPYYLKPGFAFGGSCLPKDLRALTYKASDLDLQVPILSAILPSNVLQVERGVQMVMEKGRKKVGILGFSFKAGTDDLRESPIVEVIERLLGKGYDIRIYDRNVNLAKLVGANRDYILNHIPHISGMMVESADEVLAHAETIVVGNGAAEFADVLDRTEEGQVVVDLVRICDRRSEEGKYDGICW